The Candidatus Saccharibacteria bacterium RAAC3_TM7_1 nucleotide sequence GAGGTAGGCAGAGACAATGTCCTTCTTTGCTTTAGCATATATGCGGTTCGAAGCGCTCTCACCGCCAATGCCGCCCGCGTAGGTTCGTAGGGCGTCGTTGGTTTTGAGCTCGTTGGACATGTTGGCCTGTTGTACGCGTTTGGCGGCTTCTTGACCCCACTTCTCTACCTCAATATCTTGGCCAAGCTGCTTGATCCTTCCGGCGGCCATTTTATCGGCGTTGAGCGTGATATTTGGTGCGGAGGCTCCGTCGGCACGGATATTAGCGATCAGCTTGTTCCACTGCTCTTCATACTTGGTGGCAGAATCAGTGGCCTCCACAGCCTGTAAACGAAGATTGCGAACATGGTCGTCTGTTCGTGAGGTGCGATCAAAGTAGGCATCAGCTCGTTTCTCTAAAATCGTATCAATCGTGCCGGCCTCCTTTTTCATCGCTTGAGTTTCGTTGTAAAGTCGCCGCAGACCACGTGCTGCTGCAGAACTTCCGGTAAATTCGCTCTTGAACTCTAGCTCCGCTTCAGTGTCGAGCCGTGCCTTAATCGCCTCGGCATGCTTGGTGTCGACGGTCGCATGAATCTTTCTGTCACGAAGTGCTTGGGTTTGGTTGATCTGAGTTTGCAAGTCGCGCTCAGCATGAGCTGTGAGTGACTCTTCGTAAATATCGCCCCTTCCCTTGGCGAGGTGTGCCTCGTGGTGGAGTTGGCGACGATAGACATTCTGTCTGTCGTTACCAGTGGCCATAGCAGTTTTGTAGCCTTCGAAATTGGTACTCTCACCATAGTGCTTCTCTGCTTCGGCATCGTGGGAACGAGTGTAGATACGACGTCCGGCTGCAGTCTGCGTAAAGAGTCCTTCGCTCATACTTTCATTGGCGGTCTTCATAGCTTCGCGCTCACGGCGGCGGTAGTCACGGTAGTAGGCCAGGTTGTTGGGGTTGGTGCGCGCCAAGCCGCGGCGCAGCCTGCTATTATACTGGCGTCGACCGTCCTGGAAGCCCAGTCGTTTTGCTCGCTGATCTTGCTGCATGCGACCACGAGCCTGCTCTTGCCCGCGGCGCGTGTCAGCCCAGTTCTTGGTGCGGTCAAAGACACCCTTACTCTTATCGTTGGTGATATTGGCGATTGCGGAAAGCAGACCACCACTCAGCTTAATGAGAAATGGCGTAATAAAGAGCGGGACGATCTGGACGGTCATACCGAGGATGACCACGATGATACTGTCGGTATTTTGGATGATAAGCGTCCCCGCCAGCTGGGCACCACCGAAAATGACCGAAAAGGCCGGGAACATGATAAGCATGTTCATGAATAGCTTCCGCCAGCGTGTGAACCATTCTTCAGTGTTTGGTAGTAGGTAGGCGACGAATGCCAGGGGCGAGATGATGATAAATATCGTGATAAGCGCCTGCCTGGCCGCCAAGACGGCGACGGCGACGATGGCAGCAAAAATAGCCGGGATTAGCGCGCTCAGGAGCAGCATCGCCAACCCTACGCCTGTACCAGAGGCGATGATCACTGCCGAAGCGCCGAAAAGTACCGCACCTCCGCCCGCTAATACGCCGGCGCTGACATTTGCCCAAGTTGGTGTGGCGGTATTGGCGGCGGCAGAATTAGGCGCACCGGCGATAGCGCGGAGCGACTCGAACATATTCTGAATGGAGAACCCAAGGATATTTGAAAGGTCGACTCCGAGTGCACAGATCCAGTACGAAAGGTTCACCAGGATAGCTGCGATGATCAGACGAGGCAAAAGTTTTTTGATTGTGTAGTTACTGAGAAGTCCCCCGGTGATTTGACCATAGATCATGATAAGGAACCCGACTACGAATAGAACATTAGCGATACTTCGAGCGATGTCCCACATCCGGTACAGGCTGCTGTCGTTGGTGGTGAGGAGAGAAACCTCAAAAAATTTGGTGATGACACCATAGAGAAAGTCCATCGATTCGGCGATCGCTTTACTGACGGGACAGATAATCCAACCGATACCATCGAGGTCACATGAACTGGTCGGCTCCTGTATCGGCGGTGCGCGTGGGGTGATGTGGATTGTCTCGGACGTCCCAGGATCAGAAAACTCCGGTAGTCCGTTTTCTCCGCCGGTATATTTTTCGTAGCTGATAAATGTTGCCGACTTCGATTCATTGAGGTAGCTTTTACTCTCAGTCGAATCAAAGAAAATGACCGAACCCTTCTTCTGATCCTTTATGAGGTCTACGAAAACGATTGACCCATCTGGAACGCCAGGCAGAGTATCTGAGGCTTGTTTGACGATTGGCCCTTGGTAGGTGCGGCCGTCATAAAGAATGGTTTTATCATCTTGCCAGGTGGCGTCGCTGGCGGCATACACCGAGGTAGGGCTAAGGAGTAAATACGTGAAGACGACCACCAAAAATGTGGCGAACAGCATGATAAAATTCCGCGTGGACATTCTACCTCGCGGGAAGCTTAAGACTAACTCCCACATATCGCTTCTAACAGTATCATTTTATAGATGAAAAGTCAACCACCCGTCTCTGATAATAGTCACGGAAAATACTTGCGCTCTAGCCACTTTTATCGTATGTTAAAGAAGACATGAAATTAAAACAAAAAATTCTAGTAACTGGAGTGTTTACGCTTTTCGTTTCACTGTTTAGCCTGGCAGGGTTGGTGTACCCAGCCTACGCTGATCCGGCAGCGACTGGAAAATCGGTGGTATGTAACGACGGTAAAACAGTCGTAGCACATAAGTATGATGCCCCACCAGTTGAATCTATGGACGACAAAGACTACCAAGTCGCCTGCAAGAAGCATCGTGGCTATACGCATATCGATGAAACGATCGTCTGTAAAGACGGCAGTTCACAAAATGTCTATAAAAAACTAGCCGATCCCAAGGATAAGTTAGATGACAAAGATAGACAAAAAGCTTGCAAGGGGCATGGTGGCATTAAACCAGCTTCCTCGGATGACGAGCCTGCAGTCAACGACTGTGGAGGCGTCGACACAGCTATCATCAAATGCGACAGTAGCGGCACCGGCCTCGAGAGCAATGCTGTCTGGAAGTTGCTGATCATCGCGATCAACATATTGAGCGCCGGCGTGGGTATCTTGGCGGTCGGCGGCATCATCTATGCTTCAATCCTCTATACGACGGCCGAAGACAAGCAGGATCAGATCAATAAAGCCAAGGACATCATCCAAAATGTGGTCATTGGACTTGTTGCCTACGCTCTGATGTGGGCGGGACTTAATTTCTTGATACCAGGAGGATTATTCAGTTGATGAAACGGTTTACTCATTTTGTTATTTCAGGACTCATTGTCATCCTTGGCATGGGGGCAATGACACTGACGGTGGCACCAACGAGCTATGCCGCCCCGAAAGCTGACTGTAGTACGTCAAACTTCCTTACTTTTCCTGCCTGGTACAGGGGGCTTATAAATGAAGATGACTGTACGATGAAGAGCCCGAGCCAGCTTGGTGGCGATGATGAGACGAAACTATCGCGTTATATCTGGCGGATTGTTCTGAACGTCCTCGAAATCGCGCTGCAGGTCGTCGGTTACGCGGCGG carries:
- a CDS encoding hypothetical protein (RAAC3_TM7_1_317), with product MWELVLSFPRGRMSTRNFIMLFATFLVVVFTYLLLSPTSVYAASDATWQDDKTILYDGRTYQGPIVKQASDTLPGVPDGSIVFVDLIKDQKKGSVIFFDSTESKSYLNESKSATFISYEKYTGGENGLPEFSDPGTSETIHITPRAPPIQEPTSSCDLDGIGWIICPVSKAIAESMDFLYGVITKFFEVSLLTTNDSSLYRMWDIARSIANVLFVVGFLIMIYGQITGGLLSNYTIKKLLPRLIIAAILVNLSYWICALGVDLSNILGFSIQNMFESLRAIAGAPNSAAANTATPTWANVSAGVLAGGGAVLFGASAVIIASGTGVGLAMLLLSALIPAIFAAIVAVAVLAARQALITIFIIISPLAFVAYLLPNTEEWFTRWRKLFMNMLIMFPAFSVIFGGAQLAGTLIIQNTDSIIVVILGMTVQIVPLFITPFLIKLSGGLLSAIANITNDKSKGVFDRTKNWADTRRGQEQARGRMQQDQRAKRLGFQDGRRQYNSRLRRGLARTNPNNLAYYRDYRRREREAMKTANESMSEGLFTQTAAGRRIYTRSHDAEAEKHYGESTNFEGYKTAMATGNDRQNVYRRQLHHEAHLAKGRGDIYEESLTAHAERDLQTQINQTQALRDRKIHATVDTKHAEAIKARLDTEAELEFKSEFTGSSAAARGLRRLYNETQAMKKEAGTIDTILEKRADAYFDRTSRTDDHVRNLRLQAVEATDSATKYEEQWNKLIANIRADGASAPNITLNADKMAAGRIKQLGQDIEVEKWGQEAAKRVQQANMSNELKTNDALRTYAGGIGGESASNRIYAKAKKDIVSAYLEDVENSRSVLSEYSLAELIKLHQTGHDRDENDVSSNEALRDAAMREILLTKGNNWAYQRTKDYVSTLGMNYDEDDNAYYELVRDAQGFIQKDAEGKPLKGVRITDQAEIDRRRDIQQLFVESAKNSKLAIKSFSGTDRGNAEVGTFFLEGQEAIVRDINDKKINASRLAQTDVDELQRTIQILRDDDMRGRIDESARVSLVNTIEFALTDPQVRAGIGDREAELMQVIGNYISDRRSTIPMETKVAYETYAKTKAPTVFRTDRVHDFDDGRGPNGQL
- a CDS encoding hypothetical protein (RAAC3_TM7_1_319): MKRFTHFVISGLIVILGMGAMTLTVAPTSYAAPKADCSTSNFLTFPAWYRGLINEDDCTMKSPSQLGGDDETKLSRYIWRIVLNVLEIALQVVGYAAVAYLIYGGYKYLVSTGSPDKITAARKTIQNALIGLILSFMSVAIVATIAGGIK
- a CDS encoding hypothetical protein (RAAC3_TM7_1_318); amino-acid sequence: MKLKQKILVTGVFTLFVSLFSLAGLVYPAYADPAATGKSVVCNDGKTVVAHKYDAPPVESMDDKDYQVACKKHRGYTHIDETIVCKDGSSQNVYKKLADPKDKLDDKDRQKACKGHGGIKPASSDDEPAVNDCGGVDTAIIKCDSSGTGLESNAVWKLLIIAINILSAGVGILAVGGIIYASILYTTAEDKQDQINKAKDIIQNVVIGLVAYALMWAGLNFLIPGGLFS